A genomic stretch from Candidatus Methylomirabilis sp. includes:
- a CDS encoding metal-dependent transcriptional regulator, with the protein MFISQATEDYLKTIYLLGQGGEVTTSAIALKLKVSAPSVTGMVKKLAEMKLLRHTRYQGVELTAAGEKIALEVIRHHRLLELYLKEALGYSWDMVHDEAEKLEHVISEEFEDRIAKALGWPEIDPHGHPIPTKEGVVPPVAVRELGEVEIGHSATVRQVSDRDAGMLRYLASLGFFPGATVQVLEKAPFEGPLRVRVGAVEHAVGRELARHVLVSAGAEPGRPARERGGP; encoded by the coding sequence ATGTTTATTAGCCAGGCTACCGAGGACTACCTGAAGACCATTTACCTGCTCGGCCAGGGCGGGGAGGTGACGACCTCTGCCATCGCCCTCAAGCTCAAGGTCTCGGCGCCCTCCGTCACCGGCATGGTCAAGAAGCTGGCCGAGATGAAGCTGCTCCGCCACACCCGCTACCAGGGGGTGGAGCTCACGGCGGCGGGCGAGAAGATCGCCCTGGAGGTGATCCGCCACCATCGCCTGCTGGAGCTCTACCTGAAGGAGGCGCTCGGCTACTCCTGGGACATGGTGCACGATGAGGCGGAGAAGCTGGAGCACGTGATCTCGGAGGAGTTCGAGGACCGGATCGCGAAGGCGCTCGGCTGGCCGGAGATCGACCCCCACGGGCATCCCATCCCCACGAAGGAGGGGGTGGTGCCGCCGGTTGCCGTCCGAGAGCTGGGGGAGGTGGAGATCGGGCACTCCGCCACCGTCCGCCAGGTCAGCGACCGGGATGCCGGGATGCTCCGGTACCTGGCCAGCCTGGGGTTTTTCCCTGGGGCCACGGTGCAGGTCCTGGAGAAGGCGCCCTTCGAGGGGCCGCTGCGGGTCCGGGTCGGGGCCGTGGAACACGCCGTGGGACGCGAACTGGCCCGGCACGTTCTCGTGAGCGCCGGGGCGGAACCCGGACGCCCAGCGCGGGAGCGAGGAGGACCATGA
- a CDS encoding multicopper oxidase domain-containing protein — MDPMKFLTTFDTGTVTRLPNGRTQREYRIVALDAEVEAAPGVWFPAWTYNGTVPGPTLRCTAGDSLKIHFFNEGSHPHTIHFHGIHPANMDGVFEQVPPGGRFTYEFPAEPFGAFLYHCHTMPVKKHIHKGLYGAFIVDPPTPRPKATEFVMVMNGFDTDLDGENEFYTVNGVANYYVERPIPLKVGEPVRIYLVNVTEFDLINSFHLHANMFRLYRTGTSLTHSELTDTVMLCQGERCVLEFTYRTPGRYMFHAHQSEFAELGWMGFFDVTA, encoded by the coding sequence ATGGACCCGATGAAGTTCCTGACCACCTTCGACACCGGGACCGTGACCCGGCTCCCAAACGGGAGGACCCAGCGGGAGTACCGGATCGTCGCCCTGGACGCGGAGGTCGAGGCGGCCCCGGGGGTCTGGTTCCCGGCCTGGACCTACAACGGGACGGTCCCGGGCCCCACCCTCCGCTGCACCGCGGGCGATTCCCTCAAGATCCACTTCTTCAACGAGGGAAGCCATCCCCACACGATTCACTTCCACGGCATCCACCCGGCCAACATGGACGGCGTCTTCGAGCAGGTGCCTCCCGGAGGCCGGTTCACCTACGAATTCCCGGCGGAGCCCTTCGGCGCGTTCCTGTACCACTGCCACACCATGCCCGTGAAGAAGCACATCCACAAGGGGCTCTACGGGGCCTTCATCGTGGATCCGCCCACGCCCCGGCCGAAGGCGACCGAGTTCGTCATGGTCATGAACGGATTTGACACCGACCTGGACGGAGAGAACGAGTTCTATACCGTGAACGGGGTGGCCAACTACTACGTCGAGCGGCCCATCCCGCTCAAGGTGGGGGAGCCGGTCCGGATCTACCTGGTAAACGTGACCGAGTTCGACCTGATCAACTCCTTCCACCTGCACGCGAACATGTTCCGCCTCTACCGGACCGGCACCAGCCTCACCCACTCCGAGTTGACCGACACGGTCATGCTCTGCCAGGGGGAGCGGTGCGTCCTGGAGTTCACCTACCGGACCCCAGGGCGCTACATGTTCCACGCTCACCAGAGCGAGTTTGCCGAGCTCGGCTGGATGGGCTTCTTCGACGTGACGGCGTAG
- a CDS encoding ZIP family metal transporter: MGVREQAAEGRAAGGLGRVPAALLFLVPLLVLGAVVALFLVQEEALVGPSPVPADALQKLEVERVTFEPGLIRVVLRNSGPGEVTVAQVLVDEALWQFAADPSPTLPRLGRTALSIPYDWIPGDPVEVKVITSVGLVFTASVPIATVTPVPTWRAAAGFTLLGVYAGVIPVYLGLLWLPFLRRLDRRWRDVLVAMTAGILLFLGVDVMKEALEVAGRIPSLFQGVALAAIGLTLGILGLAAIGRAAGADAEGLQHEAGRRALAYLVALGIGLHNMGEGLAIGTAYVRGEMALGALLVVGFTLHNATEGFGIVAPISRDRTALRHLVWMGALAGVPTVAGTLLGGFTYFDPLAVLFFALGGGAIFYVIGILALLLRRGFAGTAALTQAAGVAAGLLIMYGTGLLLAR, translated from the coding sequence ATGGGCGTTCGCGAGCAGGCGGCGGAAGGCCGGGCGGCGGGCGGGCTCGGCCGGGTGCCGGCGGCCCTCCTCTTCCTGGTGCCGCTGCTGGTCCTCGGGGCCGTGGTGGCGCTGTTTCTCGTCCAGGAGGAGGCCCTCGTCGGCCCCTCCCCCGTTCCCGCCGACGCCCTCCAGAAGCTGGAGGTCGAGCGGGTGACCTTCGAGCCCGGGCTCATCCGGGTGGTGCTCCGCAACAGCGGTCCGGGGGAGGTCACGGTCGCCCAGGTCCTGGTGGACGAGGCCCTCTGGCAGTTCGCCGCGGACCCGAGCCCGACGCTCCCGCGCCTCGGGCGGACGGCGCTCAGCATTCCCTATGACTGGATCCCGGGGGACCCGGTGGAGGTGAAGGTCATCACCTCCGTGGGCCTGGTCTTCACGGCGAGCGTCCCCATCGCGACCGTGACGCCGGTCCCGACGTGGCGGGCGGCAGCCGGGTTCACCCTGCTCGGCGTCTACGCCGGGGTCATCCCGGTCTACCTGGGCCTGCTGTGGCTTCCCTTCCTGCGGCGCCTGGATCGCCGGTGGCGGGACGTCCTGGTGGCCATGACGGCCGGCATCCTCCTGTTCCTTGGGGTGGACGTGATGAAGGAGGCCCTGGAGGTCGCCGGGCGGATCCCGAGCCTGTTCCAGGGGGTGGCACTGGCGGCCATCGGACTCACCCTCGGGATCCTGGGGCTGGCGGCGATCGGGCGGGCAGCCGGGGCCGATGCCGAGGGCCTTCAGCACGAGGCCGGGCGCCGCGCGCTGGCCTACCTGGTGGCGCTCGGGATCGGCCTGCACAACATGGGGGAGGGCCTGGCGATCGGGACGGCTTACGTCCGGGGGGAGATGGCGCTCGGGGCCCTCCTGGTCGTCGGGTTCACCCTGCACAACGCCACGGAGGGCTTCGGGATCGTCGCCCCGATCTCCCGGGACCGGACCGCGCTCCGGCACCTCGTCTGGATGGGCGCGCTGGCCGGCGTCCCCACGGTCGCCGGCACGCTCCTCGGGGGGTTCACCTACTTCGACCCCCTCGCGGTCCTCTTCTTCGCCCTGGGGGGTGGGGCGATCTTCTACGTCATCGGCATCCTGGCCCTGCTGCTCCGGCGGGGGTTCGCGGGGACCGCGGCTCTCACGCAGGCGGCAGGCGTGGCGGCGGGCCTCCTGATCATGTACGGGACCGGGCTCCTCTTGGCCCGGTAG